One segment of Brassica napus cultivar Da-Ae chromosome C3, Da-Ae, whole genome shotgun sequence DNA contains the following:
- the LOC125582929 gene encoding uncharacterized protein LOC125582929: MLAKNAWRILTSPDCLLARLLLGKYCFNTSFLTSPCPTSASHGWRGVIAGLNLLKLQLGKAIGNGNSTKVWNDSWISTTSHIVVYGPPTEATRDLYISDLLLRGTGEWNRHMVEAVLPELAEDIYQIKPSIFQVEDTFCWQKTKSGIYSVKSGYYAMREDQRNQHQQHLPVATFDWQKFIWRETTSPKLKIFLWRLCRGALPLGANLRSRGINTPGLCPHCNEDETAMHLFLLCPFAAQVWERAPYVTQPNFSDAKTLHDAFLLMSTMVSLPPTGVSTCLTSWLLWNIWTARNLLVFENRQIPATTVVSKACSSGREWLQAQVPTSTQLRPALLEFEIPPTRMDVTLCNSDAAWSSANHRAGLGWCFTDLQSTVIQEQSRALAHISSPLVAEALAMREAMLEAKRLSLTKVWFRTDSRELARAIFSESYRVELFGVLMDIEILSSSFIFCFISFVGREYNVAADSLAKAALSCSSPALY; encoded by the coding sequence ATGCTGGCTAAGAACGCCTGGCGGATACTGACGTCCCCGGATTGTCTCCTAGCGCGCCTGTTACTAGGAAAATACTGCTTCAATACGAGCTTCCTCACGTCTCCTTGTCCTACCTCGGCGTCTCACGGCTGGCGAGGTGTAATTGCGGGACTTAATCTTCTTAAGCTGCAGCTTGGTAAGGCAATCGGAAATGGGAACTCTACCAAGGTCTGGAATGACTCCTGGATCTCGACGACCTCTCACATCGTCGTCTACGGTCCACCAACAGAGGCTACAAGAGATCTCTACATCTCTGACCTCCTACTTCGAGGAACAGGTGAGTGGAACCGCCACATGGTAGAGGCTGTTCTTCCCGAACTAGCTGAGGATATCTACCAAATCAAACCGAGTATTTTCCAAGTTGAGGACACCTTTTGCTGGCAGAAGACAAAGTCCGGTATCTATAGCGTCAAATCCGGATATTACGCAATGCGCGAAGATCAAAGGAATCAACATCAACAACATCTCCCTGTGGCTACTTTTGACTGGCAGAAGTTCATCTGGCGTGAAACGACATCACCGAAACTGAAAATCTTCCTGTGGAGGTTGTGTCGGGGAGCTCTCCCACTCGGGGCAAACCTTCGTAGTCGGGGAATCAACACGCCGGGCCTCTGCCCTCACTGCAACGAGGATGAAACGGCGATGCACCTGTTTTTGCTATGTCCTTTTGCGGCTCAGGTGTGGGAAAGAGCCCCTTACGTTACCCAGCCTAACTTCTCTGATGCGAAAACACTCCATGATGCCTTTCTGCTCATGTCGACAATGGTGAGTCTCCCGCCCACAGGGGTGTCAACGTGCCTCACCTCCTGGCTTCTGTGGAATATATGGACTGCTCGGAACTTGCTAGTCTTCGAAAACAGACAGATCCCGGCGACTACCGTGGTTTCCAAGGCATGCTCTTCTGGTCGTGAATGGTTACAGGCACAGGTGCCGACATCCACACAATTGCGACCTGCTCTCTTAGAGTTCGAAATCCCGCCAACACGAATGGACGTGACGCTCTGCAATTCTGATGCGGCGTGGTCGTCGGCAAACCACCGAGCGGGTCTTGGCTGGTGTTTCACGGATCTACAATCTACTGTTATCCAGGAACAATCCCGCGCACTGGCACATATCTCCTCCCCCCTCGTAGCGGAAGCGCTGGCTATGAGGGAAGCAATGCTGGAAGCTAAGCGCCTATCTCTAACAAAAGTCTGGTTCCGAACCGACTCACGGGAGCTCGCGAGAGCTATCTTCTCGGAGTCTTATCGGGTGGAGCTCTTCGGGGTTCTCATGGATATCGAGATTCTATCATCATcctttatcttttgttttatttccttTGTTGGGCGAGAGTACAATGTTGCAGCTGATTCCCTAGCGAAAGCTGCACTCTCTTGTTCCTCCCCCGCCTTGTATTGA
- the LOC106427738 gene encoding gibberellin 2-beta-dioxygenase 1-like produces the protein MTVSSKLVEVPKSGFSSIPVIDISDPESKHDMEKACEDFGFFKVINHSVSSELVSVLDHEAVEFFSLPTSQKTQVAGYPFGYGKRAIGRSGDVGWVEYLLMNANLDFGSHPFPPGLLQNPETFRNALLEYTKSVRKMTCDVLEMMTDGLGIKPRNTHSKLVSGENTDSIFRLNHYPPCPLINNNNTNGSNIVIGFGEHTDPQIISVLRSNNTCGLQINLSDGSWISVPSDPSSFFFNVSDSLQVLTNGRFKSVKHRVLANSRKSRVSMIYFAGPSLTQRIAPLTCLIDNEDESLYEEFTWSEYKNSTYNSRLSDNRLQPFEKKAVSLND, from the exons ATGACGGTATCGTCTAAACTGGTCGAAGTACCAAAATCCGGATTTTCTTCAATCCCGGTTATAGATATCTCTGACCCGGAATCCAAACACGACATGGAAAAAGCCTGTGAAGACTTTGGATTCTTCAAGGTGATCAACCATAGCGTTTCTTCGGAGCTAGTCTCTGTTTTGGATCACGAGGCCGTCGAGTTCTTCTCATTGCCTACGTCCCAGAAAACCCAAGTCGCAGGTTATCCCTTTGGATACGGGAAGAGAGCGATTGGTCGCAGTGGGGACGTTGGTTGGGTTGAGTACTTGTTGATGAATGCTAATCTTGATTTCGGTTCCCATCCATTCCCTCCGGGTCTCTTGCAAAACCCCGAAACTTTCAG AATGCATTGTTGGAGTACACAAAATCAGTGAGGAAAATGACATGCGATGTTTTGGAGATGATGACTGATGGGTTAGGGATCAAACCGAGGAACACACATAGCAAGCTTGTCTCTGGTGAAAACACTGACTCCATATTCAGGCTTAATCACTATCCACCATGCCCTCTTATCAACAACAATAATACCAATGGTAGCAACATTGTGATCGGTTTTGGCGAACACACCGATCCTCAGATCATCTCTGTCTTAAGATCTAATAACACTTGCGGTCTCCAAATCAATCTATCTGACGGCTCCTGGATTTCTGTCCCTTCAGAtccctcctccttcttcttcaacgTCTCCGACTCTCTCCAG GTGTTGACAAATGGGAGGTTTAAGAGCGTTAAGCATAGGGTATTAGCGAACAGCAGgaaatctagggtttctatgATTTACTTCGCTGGACCTTCGTTAACTCAGAGAATCGCTCCCTTGACTTGTCTCATTGACAATGAAGACGAGAGTTTGTACGAAGAGTTCACTTGGTCTGAATATAAAAACTCTACCTATAACTCTAGATTGTCTGATAATAGGCTTCAGCCATTTGAAAAGAAAGCTGTATCATTGAATGATTGA
- the LOC106358274 gene encoding E3 ubiquitin-protein ligase APD1 isoform X1: protein MDSAPPLLPYVSSSSSSNTEEEDVNQEFDPRFDHRYAGDLNRPDLGTASVAGVEQRVSCFAVVIIFWFFVSMAMIVGVYGPRNVCLGPNSSVLIEPNTIFVQSVKVKELDDSKSGLELFGFYTSPPLDVVVNWSESRLASVSHNSYKEWPYYLNKGASLNISYSVKPEGRSLRLVVDEGTDSYQLLEEHASQNTALSWNLIRGSGVIEVKISKSSSYYVAVANSNMKDVEVELDIDVRAILYDTKQSFYKCTFSNGECTFNEMCLVGNSIVLTSPAPRQGASVEEEWCIRFSYQPRWTSYVVGTGLVTCFMLVAIQLWKRLQCDGEERDQTQNDSARTRLLVNKDEDGSSMGSSNESFAADDADLEDFTGNEGEASNSTRRLCAICFDAKRDCFFLPCGHCVSCYQCGTKIAEAAGSCPVCRRTMKKVKRIYTV, encoded by the exons ATGGATTCAGCTCCTCCTCTTCTCCCCTatgtgtcttcttcttcatcttctaatACAGAGGAAGAAGACGTTAACCAAGAATTTGATCCCCGGTTTGATCATCGGTATGCAGGGGATTTAAACCGGCCCGATCTTGGGACCGCTTCAGTGGCCGGTGTTGAACAACGCGTGTCCTGCTTCGCTGTGGTTATCATCTTCTGGTTCTTTG TGTCGATGGCTATGATTGTTGGTGTTTACGGACCAAGAAATGTCTGTCTTGGACCCAACTCTTCTGTTCTTATTGAACCAAACACCATTTTTGTACAAAGCGTAAAG GTGAAAGAGTTAGATGATTCAAAATCTGGACTTGAGTTATTTGGGTTCTATACATCTCCTCCTCTTGATGTTGTAGTGAACTGGTCTGAATCTCGCTTGGCCTCTGTCTCACATAACTCTTACAAG GAATGGCCATACTATCTGAACAAAGGAGCTTCGTTGAATATTTCATATAGTGTCAAACCAGAAGGCCGTTCACTTCGGCTTGTGGTCGATGAAG GAACGGACTCTTATCAGTTGTTGGAGGAACATGCATCTCAGAACACAGCTCTCTCATGGAATCTGATTCGAG GTAGTGGTGTGATTGAAGTGAAGATAAGTAAGTCTTCAAGTTATTATGTGGCTGTGGCTAACTCCAACATGAAGGACGTAGAG gtGGAACTGGATATTGATGTGAGGGCAATCTTGTATGATACTAAACAATCATTCTACAAGTGTACCTTCAGCAACGGCGAGTGCACATTCAATGAAATGTGCCTTGTTGGAAACTCTATTGTCTTAACTTCACCAGCACCAAGACAg GGAGCATCAGTTGAAGAAGAATGGTGTATCAGGTTCTCATATCAACCTAGATGGACTTCTTATGTAGTCGGCACAG GTTTGGTGACTTGCTTCATGCTGGTAGCTATACAACTCTGGAAAAGGTTACAGTGTGATGGTGAAGAGAGAGATCAAACCCAAAATGATTCAGCGAGAACACGACTACTTGTAAACAAAGATGAAGATGGTTCAAGCATGGGTTCGTCTAATGAGTCTTTTGCAGCAGATGATGCTGATCTTGAAGACTTTACGGGTAATGAGGGTGAAGCAAGTAATAGCACTAGACGTCTCTGTGCCATTTGTTTTGATGCTAAACGAGATTGCTTTTTCCTCCCATGTGGTCATTGCGTCTCTTGTTATCAGTGTGGAACAAA GATAGCAGAAGCTGCTGGGAGTTGTCCAGTCTgtagaaggacgatgaagaaggtGAAGCGAATTTATACAGTATAA
- the LOC106358274 gene encoding E3 ubiquitin-protein ligase APD1 isoform X2, with product MDPPPPHTFSGDLNRPDLGTASVAGVEQRVSCFAVVIIFWFFVSMAMIVGVYGPRNVCLGPNSSVLIEPNTIFVQSVKVKELDDSKSGLELFGFYTSPPLDVVVNWSESRLASVSHNSYKEWPYYLNKGASLNISYSVKPEGRSLRLVVDEGTDSYQLLEEHASQNTALSWNLIRGSGVIEVKISKSSSYYVAVANSNMKDVEVELDIDVRAILYDTKQSFYKCTFSNGECTFNEMCLVGNSIVLTSPAPRQGASVEEEWCIRFSYQPRWTSYVVGTGLVTCFMLVAIQLWKRLQCDGEERDQTQNDSARTRLLVNKDEDGSSMGSSNESFAADDADLEDFTGNEGEASNSTRRLCAICFDAKRDCFFLPCGHCVSCYQCGTKIAEAAGSCPVCRRTMKKVKRIYTV from the exons ATGGATCCACCTCCTCCTCACACATTCTCAG GGGATTTAAACCGGCCCGATCTTGGGACCGCTTCAGTGGCCGGTGTTGAACAACGCGTGTCCTGCTTCGCTGTGGTTATCATCTTCTGGTTCTTTG TGTCGATGGCTATGATTGTTGGTGTTTACGGACCAAGAAATGTCTGTCTTGGACCCAACTCTTCTGTTCTTATTGAACCAAACACCATTTTTGTACAAAGCGTAAAG GTGAAAGAGTTAGATGATTCAAAATCTGGACTTGAGTTATTTGGGTTCTATACATCTCCTCCTCTTGATGTTGTAGTGAACTGGTCTGAATCTCGCTTGGCCTCTGTCTCACATAACTCTTACAAG GAATGGCCATACTATCTGAACAAAGGAGCTTCGTTGAATATTTCATATAGTGTCAAACCAGAAGGCCGTTCACTTCGGCTTGTGGTCGATGAAG GAACGGACTCTTATCAGTTGTTGGAGGAACATGCATCTCAGAACACAGCTCTCTCATGGAATCTGATTCGAG GTAGTGGTGTGATTGAAGTGAAGATAAGTAAGTCTTCAAGTTATTATGTGGCTGTGGCTAACTCCAACATGAAGGACGTAGAG gtGGAACTGGATATTGATGTGAGGGCAATCTTGTATGATACTAAACAATCATTCTACAAGTGTACCTTCAGCAACGGCGAGTGCACATTCAATGAAATGTGCCTTGTTGGAAACTCTATTGTCTTAACTTCACCAGCACCAAGACAg GGAGCATCAGTTGAAGAAGAATGGTGTATCAGGTTCTCATATCAACCTAGATGGACTTCTTATGTAGTCGGCACAG GTTTGGTGACTTGCTTCATGCTGGTAGCTATACAACTCTGGAAAAGGTTACAGTGTGATGGTGAAGAGAGAGATCAAACCCAAAATGATTCAGCGAGAACACGACTACTTGTAAACAAAGATGAAGATGGTTCAAGCATGGGTTCGTCTAATGAGTCTTTTGCAGCAGATGATGCTGATCTTGAAGACTTTACGGGTAATGAGGGTGAAGCAAGTAATAGCACTAGACGTCTCTGTGCCATTTGTTTTGATGCTAAACGAGATTGCTTTTTCCTCCCATGTGGTCATTGCGTCTCTTGTTATCAGTGTGGAACAAA GATAGCAGAAGCTGCTGGGAGTTGTCCAGTCTgtagaaggacgatgaagaaggtGAAGCGAATTTATACAGTATAA
- the LOC125582928 gene encoding uncharacterized protein LOC125582928 produces MAALAERQQMVGESSNHNHNVNINVSSHSMPPGNCDSYYDIEQEQMTLTTTISSSNVFASANSVVKFNGLNYGEWFEQIRFTLGVMALDSAILSDEEPSAITVDSSKSEKSRYERWERSNRLSLNLMRLTMAESIKPSMPKTEKAREFIEKIKECSQSELADKSIVGSLMNELTTKKFDWSQPIHDHLTHMSNLAAKLTTLGMEVHEQFLVQFIMNSLPLEFSQFQVNYNTIKDKWNFKELKSMLIQEEGRLRKMKDQVANLVGLGSASSSKRTSSRKDKSERTSKSNPKGKEVFLL; encoded by the exons ATGGCTGCACTTGCTGAACGCCAGCAAATGGTTGGGGAATCCTCTAATCATAACCACAACGTCAACATCAACGTTTCTTCACACAGTATGCCACCTGGAAATTGCGACAGTTACTACGACATAGAACAAGAACAGATGACATTGACCACCACTATct CTTCATCAAATGTGTTTGCATCTGCTAACTCTGTGGTAAAGTTTAATGGTCTCAACTATGGTGAGTGGTTCGAGCAAATCCGGTTTACACTAGGTGTAATGGCTTTGGACTCTGCCATACTATCTGATGAGGAACCTTCAGCTATTACAGTAGATAGCTCCAAATCTGAAAAGTCTCGTTATGAGAGATGGGAGCGATCTAACAGGCTGAGCTTGAACCTTATGAGGTTAACAATGGCGGAAAGTATTAAGCCATCAATGCCTAAGACAGAGAAAGCAAGGGAATTCATAGAGAAAATTAAGGAGTGTTCACAATCGGAATTGGCTGACAAGTCGATTGTAGGAAGTCTCATGAATGAGCTAACTACAAAGAAGTTTGACTGGTCTCAGCCAATCCATGATCATTTGACGCACATGTCTAATCTGGCAGCAAAGTTAACGACCTTGGGAATGGAGGTACATGAGCAATTCTTGGTCCAATTCATCATGAACTCTCTACCTCTTGAATTTAGCCAGTTCCAGGTGAATTACAACACCATTAAGGATAAATGGAACTTTAAGGAATTAAAGTCTATGCTAATTCAAGAGGAGGGGAGACTAAGGAAGATGAAAGATCAAGTTGCTAACCTCGTAGGTCTTGGAAGTGCTAGTAGCAGCAAAAGAACATCAAGTAGGAAGGACAAAAGTGAAAGGACCTCAAAGTCAAATCCAAAAGGAAAAGAAGTGTTTCTTTTGTAA